In a single window of the Nodularia spumigena CCY9414 genome:
- a CDS encoding ferritin-like domain-containing protein, producing MNLITYMMYLASSGATAYYTSSQIRDPKTRPNVLAGLQKSEASSVKFLSALSERAFNEGDNWLAEKLKKHASDEVRHSQIFAHALKQINNKTKDITSTEKQPTESTQHQGTPFFALYFHGYSQEDLQPAVIDWNVFAASTYILEIDAGKDFKRMANVLPDNEQSSRNLKQGLLNIAQDETGHAAYLYEAMMRQMPPIKVQNLVDEWRTRKVDAIFKLAGEIFQGIK from the coding sequence ATGAATCTTATAACTTACATGATGTATTTGGCCAGCTCTGGAGCTACTGCATATTACACTTCCTCTCAAATACGTGACCCTAAAACTCGCCCCAATGTCCTTGCCGGATTACAAAAATCAGAAGCCAGTTCCGTTAAATTTCTTTCCGCACTTAGTGAACGTGCATTTAATGAAGGGGATAATTGGTTAGCAGAAAAATTAAAGAAACACGCATCAGATGAAGTTCGGCACAGCCAAATTTTTGCCCATGCTCTCAAACAAATCAACAACAAAACTAAAGATATAACTTCAACTGAAAAGCAGCCCACTGAAAGTACACAGCATCAAGGAACTCCTTTCTTTGCATTATACTTTCATGGTTATTCTCAGGAAGATTTGCAACCTGCGGTCATTGATTGGAATGTATTTGCAGCCAGCACCTATATTTTAGAAATTGATGCTGGTAAAGACTTTAAACGCATGGCTAACGTATTACCAGATAATGAACAAAGCTCTCGTAACCTCAAACAAGGATTGTTAAATATTGCTCAAGACGAAACTGGTCATGCTGCTTATCTTTATGAAGCTATGATGCGTCAAATGCCTCCTATCAAAGTACAAAACCTTGTGGATGAATGGCGTACCCGTAAAGTGGATGCGATATTTAAATTAGCTGGTGAAATTTTTCAAGGCATTAAATAA
- a CDS encoding zinc-dependent metalloprotease, protein MKNWITKLVICIILVYNLLHNFNYAAASQLSSTDVQQLTLLPEVENFGKNRKEDWPRFREIIKATDKLAGLFTLYSSQESGQIYWEITPEQLNKNYLATVTLESGIGESGLYSGLPLSDFLFYWRRVNNNLHFVVRNVKFRAEANQPEQRSLARSFSDSVLYSLPIESIDSYSKNILINLDNLLMQDFPGLTPLLKYSLQADYRLEQSKSYFGAVNSFPENIEIDAIYGFSSPDGANLITLPDSRGLTLQVHYSFSQLPENNGYIPRLADDRVGYFITAFQNFADHKDYEPFVRYINRWHLEPSDPDAAISPPKKPIVFWIENAVPSSYRDAIREGILMWNKAFAKAGFQNAIEVRQMPDDADWQPADIRYNTIRWFNSLDAGFARGPVRVNPFTGEILDADIIVDANMLRSIQHEYRALMATNSSLGKNQCPGNLPTMGSLDRTGLSDDVCYGMESSEQAAMGALALSILQKTTPSSEAMQDYVHQYLRSLIAHEVGHTLGLRHNFHGSTMLAPEDLNNPEITHSKGLVGSVMDYLPVNIAPPGIVQGDYFPGMVGPYDEWAIVYGYKTNVHPEAEKSFLEEIALASPQAELSYATDEDIWDINPLANLWDMSSDVLLYSQGQMDNARVMWQRLDKGYLSPGESYSHLRVLFNQILKYYFRNANLLPRYIGGQSFQRLHVNDYPNWAFVPVSLLKQRQVLTKLQEYVFAEDVFNFSPQLLNQLAPSRWQHWGNSVPYNRLDYPIHETIIRFQSEILRSLLDGDRLNRLRDIELKSPPGEALSIPELFDTLQQGIWTEVLAPEEPQTISSVRRSLQQEHLNILLEIILHPTDTPEDGRTIAWYKLCQLRKDIDISLKEFGEKLDIYTIAHLQFASDRITKTLNAELFSHQ, encoded by the coding sequence ATGAAAAACTGGATCACGAAATTAGTAATCTGCATAATCTTAGTGTACAACTTGCTACACAATTTTAATTACGCAGCAGCTAGCCAACTTTCCTCTACTGATGTGCAGCAATTAACCTTACTCCCAGAAGTTGAGAACTTTGGGAAGAATAGGAAGGAAGATTGGCCCCGATTTCGGGAAATAATCAAAGCCACTGATAAATTAGCCGGACTGTTCACACTTTATTCCAGTCAGGAATCAGGTCAAATTTATTGGGAAATTACACCAGAGCAACTGAATAAAAATTACCTGGCGACAGTGACATTAGAATCGGGTATTGGGGAAAGTGGGCTTTATAGTGGTTTACCACTTTCTGACTTCCTCTTCTACTGGCGGCGAGTTAATAATAATTTACACTTTGTGGTGCGGAATGTGAAATTTCGTGCAGAAGCAAATCAACCAGAACAGCGATCGCTGGCTCGTTCATTTAGCGACTCGGTTCTGTATTCACTGCCAATTGAAAGTATTGATTCATACAGTAAAAATATTTTAATTAATCTAGATAATCTGTTAATGCAGGATTTTCCCGGATTAACCCCCCTATTAAAATACTCTTTGCAGGCTGATTATCGCCTAGAACAAAGCAAGTCATATTTTGGTGCTGTCAACAGTTTTCCAGAGAATATAGAAATAGATGCAATTTACGGGTTTTCCTCACCAGACGGAGCCAATTTAATTACTTTACCTGATAGCAGAGGGCTGACGCTGCAAGTACATTACAGCTTTTCCCAACTCCCAGAAAATAACGGTTATATTCCCCGACTGGCTGACGACAGAGTGGGATATTTTATTACGGCTTTCCAAAATTTTGCTGACCATAAAGACTACGAACCATTTGTACGTTACATCAATCGTTGGCATTTAGAACCATCCGACCCTGATGCAGCGATATCTCCACCGAAAAAGCCGATTGTGTTTTGGATTGAAAATGCTGTCCCTTCATCATACCGTGACGCAATTCGTGAAGGTATCTTAATGTGGAATAAAGCATTTGCCAAAGCTGGATTCCAAAATGCCATTGAAGTCCGACAAATGCCAGATGATGCTGATTGGCAACCCGCAGATATCCGCTACAACACTATTCGCTGGTTCAATTCTCTGGATGCAGGTTTTGCCAGAGGTCCAGTGCGTGTCAACCCATTTACTGGGGAAATATTGGATGCAGATATTATCGTAGATGCCAATATGTTGCGCTCAATTCAGCACGAATATCGCGCATTGATGGCAACAAATTCATCACTGGGTAAAAACCAATGTCCCGGTAATTTACCTACAATGGGCAGCTTAGACAGAACAGGATTATCCGATGATGTCTGCTATGGGATGGAATCTTCAGAGCAAGCAGCGATGGGGGCGCTAGCGTTGTCAATTTTGCAAAAAACTACACCGAGTAGTGAAGCCATGCAGGATTATGTACATCAATATTTACGTTCTTTAATCGCTCATGAAGTTGGGCATACTCTTGGTTTACGCCATAACTTTCACGGTAGCACAATGTTAGCGCCTGAAGATTTAAATAATCCTGAAATCACTCATAGTAAAGGTTTAGTCGGTTCAGTGATGGATTATCTCCCCGTGAATATAGCGCCACCAGGAATCGTGCAAGGTGACTATTTTCCAGGGATGGTTGGCCCTTACGATGAATGGGCGATTGTCTATGGTTATAAAACTAATGTTCACCCAGAAGCCGAAAAAAGTTTTTTAGAAGAGATTGCTTTAGCATCGCCTCAAGCTGAATTATCTTACGCCACTGATGAAGATATTTGGGATATTAATCCTTTGGCAAATCTGTGGGATATGAGTAGCGATGTCCTATTGTATTCCCAGGGGCAAATGGATAATGCCCGTGTAATGTGGCAGCGTCTTGACAAGGGTTATTTATCGCCAGGAGAAAGCTATAGTCACCTCCGTGTCTTATTTAACCAAATACTTAAATATTATTTTCGGAACGCCAACTTATTGCCTCGATATATTGGTGGACAATCATTTCAGCGTCTTCATGTGAATGATTATCCTAATTGGGCATTTGTACCAGTTTCGCTGCTCAAACAACGTCAAGTATTAACAAAATTACAGGAGTATGTTTTTGCTGAGGATGTTTTCAATTTTTCACCGCAATTACTGAATCAGTTAGCACCTTCGCGTTGGCAACACTGGGGTAATTCTGTACCCTATAATCGCCTTGATTATCCTATTCACGAAACAATTATCCGGTTCCAAAGCGAAATATTGCGATCGCTCTTAGATGGCGATCGCTTAAATCGGTTACGAGATATAGAATTAAAATCTCCGCCGGGAGAAGCACTTTCTATCCCCGAATTGTTTGACACCCTGCAACAAGGTATCTGGACAGAAGTATTAGCCCCAGAAGAACCACAGACAATTTCCAGCGTCCGCCGTTCATTGCAACAAGAACACTTAAATATTTTGCTAGAAATCATATTGCATCCTACAGACACACCCGAAGATGGTCGCACAATAGCTTGGTATAAATTGTGCCAACTGCGAAAAGATATTGATATTAGCCTGAAAGAATTTGGTGAAAAACTGGATATCTATACCATAGCTCACTTGCAATTTGCGAGCGATCGCATCACCAAAACACTAAACGCCGAGTTATTCTCCCATCAGTAA